ATATCGCGTTTCTTCAGaaattaccataatttccaATGTGTgaactgctacttttttcttgaactttgaaccctgcggcttatagcagtgcggctaatttatggccatttctaatcttgtgacatcgcCTTTATTTCAGAActgctaattgtttaaatactgtgacgCGAGtgagtgaggaaacggtagctctttccttggcagaagccaatcatgagctatgagaaaagtCACAACGAGCTTATCACTTATCGGAAATCACAGgacgtcattactcaatataacagtatgagtcacggtgtcatcttagaaagaatgctaaaatcaccACACAACAACTTAATTGGCTCCCTCtggagctccctctggtggacacaggcaGCTAAATAAATCATTGCAGTGCTCTGGCAGCCATGACCAATGAACTGCTTTGATGGGAAGTAATGCATaatgggaaaatgttaaaagttttttttattctaaactcgtattggtaattgtcttgtatatttatctttcttttataTTCTTCTATATTTCTTCtatattgtattttgtattgtacTATGTGTATTTCTTATTCtttcagtgttaagttgctgtgtgatgattttagagctctttctaagatgacactgtgagtcagactgttatattgagtaatgacctcctgcaagttcctatgggttgataagcttgttctgagttttctcatagctcaagattgtctcctgtcaaataaagagctacctggtcctcacagactcatgcacgccacaatatgtcattttatgacaagGACATGTGCTGCTTATGGTcctgtgcggcttatatatgtacaaatcttttttctctctaactgtagtgggtgtggcttaaacaccggtgcgtcttatacaccggaaattatggtaattaattttattaattggtctattattagtcaaaacatattgaaatacaagtgatatgtagttttctggtcactaggcggcagtaattacataaaacattgagacattaccttacattacattatcttAAGACTGCATGAAGTCTTGAAGCCAGCCTTTGCATGTccaacataataagagtaaacaaagaatagaacatgaaagttatcttCAATTTTGTATCCATTGTGTGTCTTTAATAAAGGCATTGACCAAGGCCAGATGACATATGATGGACAGCACTGGCACGCAACTGaagaatgtttttgttgtgcCCATTGTAAACGCTCCTTGCTCGGTCGTCCCTTCCTCCCAAAGCAGGGACAGATCTTCTGCTCACGGTCCTGCAGCACTGGACAGGTAGTTGATCAATTTAAAAAGGCATCTTCAGTTTGATATCACAGCAGTTGCTAAtggttttgttgtttaaatCAGGATCCAGATGAGTCAGATTCCTCAGACTCGGCTTTTCAGAGCGCTCGTTCCCGTGAGTCCCGCCACAGCACCAAGATTGGTAAAAAGGAGCGCAGGAAGGCCGAGCAGGAACGAAAGACCGCAGAGGTCCGCCAGTCTGCTCCTCCCCCCATGGCTGACCGTCTGTCGGCTGAAATTGATCCCCTGTCTGTTCAGATGGATCGTTTAAGCATATCAGCCAGCCAGACCCCAAGCAGGACACCTAACCGCACTCCCAGTCGCACTCCCAGCCGCACTCCAAGTCGTGCACCGAGTCTTAACCAGGTGTGGATGAGTCGAGATGACCCTTACGTCCCTGCTGCGTTTGAGGGCCCCCAGCGGGAATCTTCTCCCACCCCTCCATCTATTCATCTTTTGGGTCAGTGTAATGCCAGGCAGGGCTACAATGCCAATGGAAATGTTCATCCTCCAGCCCAGCCTTCTGTCAACCCAGGAAAGAGGCCTGATTCCTGGGGGAAAGAACAAGGTAATGCTAAAAGGACCCCTATGGCTGCCCTGAGAGGTCACTCCTTCAATGAAAACTGGATCCACCATAGCCAGGATGAGTTCAGGCCCAACAAATTACGTACCCAGATGAGCTTCAATGAGATGTCAAGTCAGAACCAAGGATTCTCTGACAAGAGGAGCATAAGCCTGCATGGATTTCAGAGAGACAGGAGGCCTCCACTCACCAGGAGGAACCCCATCAATGCCATGAGTTTCAACGAACCACTGACTCCGCTAGAGCAGACGCCTCGTGGATCCATGGACTCCCTCACGGTGTCAAATGCTATGGGTAAAGAGTGAGATTATACATTGTGTGCATTCTAtcattgtttaaaataaaaagaaaagctaACATGTGATTTATAATTTTAACAGGCAATTCTTTGGATGGTGTGAGCAAGCGTCAGGAGCATTTGTCCAGGTTCTCCATGCCGGACCTGAGCAAGGATTCAGGTGTAAATGTGTCTGAAAAGAGCAACATGGGGACACTTAGCTCTTCAGTCCAGTTCCATAGCACAGAATCTCTGTCCTCTTCTCGTCCCTTTAACAACAACATGTACACCCCACACAGAGTGGGATACCCACTGCAGTACTGGGATGGCCCGCAGCCACTGGGTTTAGATGGCAAAATTCATGCTGGTGTGATGGGCAGCAGTGGGAACTTGCGGATGGCTCCCATGAGTGATAGAATGCCCCGTCGACTCATAAATGGGCAGGAAGTTGTTTCCCAGAAACAACAGCTTCAACCGAGACGTCGTAAACACCATCGTGGAAatggacaacactgcagtaCCCGCCACCACAAACGCTCCCGTCGCTCTCGCTCCGATAATGCCCTGCACCTGGTGGCTGACCGCCCGACTCAAATGGTGGAACTGCCGTACCATCGTGTCCAGGAGGATTACGATCGCTTCCCCTCTGGTCATGCTGCGAGGGAGTTGTTTGGTCAGGATCCAGGCGGATACCGACAGCAGCCCCACCGGCCGTGTCCTCGCACCACATCTGATCTTACCCTGCAAAATGCTGGTTGGCAGCCTGTTGGGATGGGTGGGCCGTGCTGGGGTGATGGGTACGTGGAAGCGGCTGACCCGTGGTGCTCCAGCTGTTCCTCGTCTTCTGAATCGGAGGAAAATGAGGGCTACTTTATGAGTGAACACATCCCTCGGCCTGTGCAGTTGTGCTACATCAACAATGAAGAGCTACGCCATCGTTACAGTCCCTCGGGCATGGCTGGACATCACGGACCTCTGCACGGACCCATTCATGGCCAGCTGCACGCCCGCCAGAGGAGGAAGAGCAAGAACTGCATCATTTCATAAATACAGAAATTATTAATGGTTAGGGATGGATAGGAGAGTCAAGGAGAGCCAGGTAAGGAGACAACATAAGCATAAGAGAGAAGCAAAGAGAGTGGGAAGGTGAGTGTGATAGTGACAgataatagtgtgtgtgtgtgtgtgtaggggtgGACGTAAAGAGACATTAGGCCTATTTTTCATGCTGTGAGGTTACACAACTCGGGTAGTGTTTGTGTACACCTACACAAAATGATCTAACTACAAGAGGAAGAAGCTCGTTTGTCTTACACAACAGAAAACAAAAGCAGTGTTTACAAGGATGGATACCAACTTGCTGATGGTATCGAGAAAAAGCACTGCTGAAATTGACTACTAAATATTCATGTGGTCAAGGTAAATAAAAAGATTTTTGTGCGTATCTGTGCTTGTGTTCATGTTCCAGAGAGATTGAACAATTCCTTTAGAGTCAAAAAGGAGCTGCAGTGATGTCAGCAGTGACGTCAGTCCAAGACATCAAACGTATCAGTGTGGACAATCAGGAAGTTGTGTCGGGATAGTGAAAGCTACGTGCTAGATTCCAAGCTGTGTCTTTGTTTTACCTCAGTGGAATCTAAATGCTGCTGGAATGTAGTGTTGGCTCGCTAGCCCTGTTAGCACCTTGTACAAATAATCTGTTGAATCTTGTGCTTTACATAGCCAACTCTCCATGCTTTACCAAGGACAGAGCTGGAGCCTCTGCTCCTTGACCATTCAGACACAGTAACGTCAGGTATGGTCCTGTTTTCTCTTCTGCAACATGCTATGTTTTTTGAGAGTATCTTAATAGATGATTACGATTATAATCCTATCAATAGAGAATTAATAACATATAATGCAAATAATAATCATAGTGAAATTAAAGATATTACCTattaaatgtatatacagtgccTGACAAAAGTCTAGTCGCTTATCCAAGTTGTAGGAACAGTAAATAATAAATTGACTTTCAGTTGCTCATTTGGATTCAGAAACAACTTGTATGAAAGGCAAAAGCCTCTGGATAATGCTTATTATAGCAAAAGAAAATTTTGTATCATTCATTGAATTTTATCATTGAATTAGGAAAGAAAGTTCAGATTGCtcttggacaaaagtcttgttgCATACCAAAATAATGTACGGTAAAAATTAAATTTTCCTTTGAACACATAAAAACGGGctacaaaaacatcagaacatAAATTCAGTGTGCCTTGGTAAGAAGAATTAATATTGTGTATGACTCCCATGAACTTGGAGgactccatccatacatccCAGCAATAACTAACTAAACTAATAAATACTAACTAATAAATAACTTGGCAAAATCATctggaatggcaaaaaaaagcagTCTTGCATGACGCCCAGACTTCATCAAGATTCTTTGGTTTCATCTTCCAAGCCTCCTCCCTCATCTAACCCCAAACATGCTCGATACTGTTCATGTCTGGTGACTGGTGACTGTGACTGGGCCGGCCAATCCTAGAGCCTCTTGACCTTCTTCACTATTAGGAACTTTGATGTGGAACTGGAGAATGCTAAAGAATTTGCCATGCCTTGTGGTTTGGAAGGTAATGGACAGCATATATTTCCTCAGACTGTTGGTGTTACGATCCACTCTGCAGATCTCTTGCGCACCCCCATATTAGATGTAAGCCCAAGCCATGATATTCCTTCACCAAACTTCAGTTTCCTGGGTAAATCTTGGGTTCATGTGGGTTCCAACAGGTCTTTTGCAGTATATGCGGCGACTGGGTCTTAAGCCTCCAAATCAAAGTTCCTGATAGTGAAGAAGGTGAAGATGCTGCAGGATTGGCCAACCAAGtcaccagacatgaacattattgaGCATGTTTAGGGTTAAATGAAGAAGGAGGCTTGGAAAATGAAACCAAAGAATCTTGATGAAGTCTGGGAGTCCTGCTAGACTGCTTTTGCAGACGCATTGATGGAGTCCTCCAAGCTCATCGGAGTCATACAAAATATGAATTCCTTCTACCAAGGCACTCGGACTTTAGgttctgatgtttttgtgttttgaaaggaAAATATAACTTTTACCGTACATTAGTTTGGTGTCCGtcaagacttttgtccaagtGCAATCTGACCTTTCTGTCTTAATTAAATGCTAAAACTTAATAAATGATacaagactttattttgctataaCAAGCATAAGCAAGAGGCTTTTGCCTTTCATATGTTATTTCTGAATCCAAATGAGCAGCTACAAGTGAAGCTAATATTTATTGTTGCTACAACTTGGATAAGCGACTAGACTTATGTCAGGCACTGTATAGTAATACATATATT
Above is a genomic segment from Dunckerocampus dactyliophorus isolate RoL2022-P2 chromosome 1, RoL_Ddac_1.1, whole genome shotgun sequence containing:
- the LOC129180378 gene encoding prickle-like protein 2; translation: MSLEMEKTITKLMYDFQRNSTSDDDSGCALEEYAWVPPGLSPEQVHQYYNSLPEEKVPYMNSPGEKYRIKQLLHQLPPHDNEVRYCNSLGEEEKRELKLFSNQRKKDNLGRGNVRPFPLTINGAICDKCGGQINGGDIVVFAARAVHGKWWHPNCFVCCICEEMLVDLIYFYQDGKLYCGRHHAERLKPRCCACDEIIFADECTEAEGRHWHMKHFCCYECETALGGQRYIMKDGRPHCCNCFESLYAEYCDACGEHIGIDQGQMTYDGQHWHATEECFCCAHCKRSLLGRPFLPKQGQIFCSRSCSTGQDPDESDSSDSAFQSARSRESRHSTKIGKKERRKAEQERKTAEVRQSAPPPMADRLSAEIDPLSVQMDRLSISASQTPSRTPNRTPSRTPSRTPSRAPSLNQVWMSRDDPYVPAAFEGPQRESSPTPPSIHLLGQCNARQGYNANGNVHPPAQPSVNPGKRPDSWGKEQGNAKRTPMAALRGHSFNENWIHHSQDEFRPNKLRTQMSFNEMSSQNQGFSDKRSISLHGFQRDRRPPLTRRNPINAMSFNEPLTPLEQTPRGSMDSLTVSNAMGNSLDGVSKRQEHLSRFSMPDLSKDSGVNVSEKSNMGTLSSSVQFHSTESLSSSRPFNNNMYTPHRVGYPLQYWDGPQPLGLDGKIHAGVMGSSGNLRMAPMSDRMPRRLINGQEVVSQKQQLQPRRRKHHRGNGQHCSTRHHKRSRRSRSDNALHLVADRPTQMVELPYHRVQEDYDRFPSGHAARELFGQDPGGYRQQPHRPCPRTTSDLTLQNAGWQPVGMGGPCWGDGYVEAADPWCSSCSSSSESEENEGYFMSEHIPRPVQLCYINNEELRHRYSPSGMAGHHGPLHGPIHGQLHARQRRKSKNCIIS